One window from the genome of Saccharicrinis carchari encodes:
- a CDS encoding efflux RND transporter periplasmic adaptor subunit produces MTKRILQSLIILLTVGIGFSACGTEKPTEVPKARYVKVEKINMGIDNKEIVFHGQLKEKRDVNVAFKVGGDVYEVLASEGDYVKEGQVIARVNPRDYKIKLQSASAQYKHAKGEYARYKELYKKNKLPINTLESLEAAYLSTKSAYESAQNALDDTELKAPFDGYIYRKHIDKAENVTPGKPIYSLLDVSHLEVRFSLPESKVNLASEFEKISCDIPNAKMYNMPARLLSVNEKSNGNDMFDVRLQVDNDKLNSLKPGMSVAIKIKMPAVAEPTLNVPVESVFYKNGKAYVWILNPEDSVVLSQEVKIKEFENKGYLSVMAGLRGDEYVVTAGVHSLSENQSVKKL; encoded by the coding sequence ATGACAAAAAGAATTTTGCAGTCGTTAATAATACTGCTGACAGTTGGAATTGGATTTTCGGCATGTGGAACAGAAAAACCTACCGAGGTCCCAAAAGCCAGATATGTAAAGGTGGAAAAAATAAATATGGGCATCGATAATAAAGAGATTGTGTTTCATGGTCAGCTAAAGGAAAAAAGAGATGTTAACGTGGCTTTTAAGGTAGGTGGCGATGTATATGAAGTATTGGCCAGCGAAGGCGACTATGTAAAAGAAGGTCAGGTGATTGCCAGAGTCAATCCACGCGATTATAAAATAAAACTACAGTCGGCATCGGCGCAATACAAACATGCTAAGGGCGAGTATGCGCGTTACAAGGAGCTATACAAAAAAAATAAGCTCCCTATTAACACGCTGGAAAGTTTAGAAGCCGCTTATCTATCCACAAAAAGTGCTTACGAGTCGGCTCAAAATGCTTTGGACGACACCGAGCTTAAAGCACCCTTCGATGGCTATATCTATCGCAAGCACATTGACAAAGCCGAGAACGTAACACCGGGTAAACCTATCTACTCCCTGCTCGATGTAAGTCATCTCGAAGTACGTTTTAGTTTGCCCGAGAGCAAAGTGAACCTGGCTTCGGAATTTGAAAAGATAAGCTGCGATATTCCAAATGCCAAAATGTATAACATGCCCGCCAGGTTGCTGTCAGTAAACGAAAAATCAAACGGTAACGATATGTTCGATGTGCGTTTGCAGGTAGATAATGATAAGTTGAATAGCTTAAAGCCTGGCATGTCGGTAGCCATAAAAATAAAGATGCCGGCTGTAGCAGAGCCTACATTAAATGTACCAGTAGAATCTGTTTTCTATAAAAATGGCAAGGCTTACGTATGGATTCTAAATCCCGAAGATTCTGTTGTGTTAAGCCAGGAAGTTAAAATAAAGGAATTCGAAAACAAAGGTTACCTATCCGTAATGGCCGGTTTAAGGGGCGACGAATATGTAGTTACCGCAGGTGTACACAGCCTAAGCGAAAATCAAAGTGTAAAAAAGCTGTAG
- a CDS encoding carbohydrate-binding family 9-like protein encodes MNKTQNNTIPFIAELGDLTSRQKRDLITERGFEGKIDQLNWKEYSYKPAAKFKLAHNGQYLFILFNVDEKNVRATYVNDNDSVWEDSCVEAFISTEKGGEYFNFEFSCIGTALAGVGKHRDDRVRMSQSKTSLIKRETSLGKEIIGKENVDAQWWLLAQIPFDMIKVEKGQTIYCNFYKCGDETKYPHFVSWQPIDTPKPDFHQPKFFGELKLQ; translated from the coding sequence ATGAATAAAACACAAAACAATACCATTCCTTTTATTGCCGAACTCGGAGATTTAACTTCGAGGCAAAAAAGAGATTTGATTACAGAGCGTGGTTTCGAGGGAAAGATTGACCAGCTCAACTGGAAGGAATATAGCTATAAGCCAGCAGCAAAGTTTAAGCTGGCTCATAACGGTCAATATCTTTTCATCCTTTTTAATGTAGATGAAAAAAATGTGAGAGCTACCTATGTAAACGATAACGACTCGGTTTGGGAAGATAGCTGTGTGGAAGCTTTTATTTCGACAGAAAAAGGTGGCGAGTATTTTAATTTTGAGTTTTCGTGTATCGGAACCGCGCTGGCCGGCGTGGGCAAACATCGTGACGATAGGGTGCGGATGAGCCAAAGTAAAACAAGCCTTATAAAAAGAGAGACTTCACTGGGCAAGGAAATTATAGGCAAAGAAAACGTGGATGCCCAATGGTGGTTGCTGGCACAGATACCCTTTGATATGATAAAAGTAGAAAAAGGGCAAACCATTTATTGCAACTTTTATAAGTGTGGCGACGAAACAAAGTATCCGCATTTTGTAAGCTGGCAGCCCATTGATACCCCGAAGCCCGATTTCCACCAACCGAAATTCTTTGGCGAGCTTAAGTTGCAATAA
- a CDS encoding glucosamine-6-phosphate isomerase has product MSSKAFTEVEKSFFQKSGVKKTTTKINYIPVDNFPKLGMFTALRFLEWVAENPEGVISLPTGKTPEYFIRWTQFLLENWDNAEGKKIRDENGLKVKNKPDLSKLQFVQIDEFYPISSTQKNSFYHYVNEYYIKGFGLDPKRALLINSDEIPLVDGKHFSEVFPDSIVDVSLRYRSAKTPQEKEQQQSIFLIDDWCVEYERKIRDKGGIGFFLGGIGPDGHIAFNTRGSDHFCTTRLTKTNFECQAQAAGDLGGIEVSKNRLVITIGLDTITHNKDAVALIFAAGEAKAGVVKNALEQEPAVMYPATVLQRLPNSRFYITKSAGLKLHDSVDAYYREGEWTMEKTERSIIDLCRRINKYGPNLELSDLKTDPYTSLIPNLSLETVEEVMERVKAKIQAGLKPEENQVFYHTGPHHDDVQLGIQPHVNRILREESNKSIFSVLTSGFTAVTNDFITETLQNTKKFLDQGKIQMVEYPDFFESGYKFKWDKDVYHFLINVASKNPEGRDRGLSHRVVRAIVEIWQVKSKEELRNTINAILANIAESYDGQKNPPKIQKIKGMVREFEEELVWAHSGVQVKNVRHLRLGFYTGDIFTEQPERGRDVAPILEEFRKEKPTVISLALDPEGSGPDTHYKVLQAIAEAVRMWQKEEDLSNLRIWGYRNVWFKFAPSEANVIVPVSLNAMSVLDKSFSDCYLSQVNASFPSHELDGKFSDLAQQIWVEQLGNIQYLLGKDYFYTNEDSRIRASHGLIYFKEMNVEEFLNQARELEKSMEG; this is encoded by the coding sequence ATGAGTAGCAAAGCCTTTACAGAAGTAGAAAAGAGTTTTTTTCAAAAATCAGGAGTGAAGAAAACAACCACCAAAATTAATTACATACCGGTGGATAACTTTCCCAAATTGGGTATGTTCACCGCGCTGCGTTTTTTGGAGTGGGTAGCCGAAAACCCAGAGGGTGTAATCAGTTTGCCTACAGGAAAAACACCAGAGTATTTTATACGATGGACACAGTTTTTACTCGAAAACTGGGACAATGCGGAGGGCAAAAAGATTCGTGACGAGAACGGGTTGAAGGTAAAAAACAAGCCCGATTTGAGCAAGCTTCAGTTTGTGCAGATAGATGAGTTTTACCCCATCAGTTCAACACAAAAAAATAGTTTTTACCATTATGTAAATGAGTATTATATCAAAGGTTTTGGTCTGGATCCTAAACGTGCTTTGCTTATTAACTCAGATGAAATTCCTCTGGTAGACGGTAAGCACTTTTCAGAGGTGTTTCCGGATAGTATTGTAGATGTTTCTTTACGTTATCGTTCGGCCAAAACACCACAAGAAAAAGAACAGCAGCAATCGATCTTCTTAATCGACGATTGGTGTGTGGAGTACGAGCGTAAGATCAGAGATAAAGGGGGTATAGGATTTTTCTTGGGAGGTATCGGCCCTGATGGACACATTGCCTTTAATACACGTGGATCCGACCATTTTTGCACAACGCGCTTAACTAAAACAAACTTCGAATGTCAGGCTCAGGCAGCAGGCGATTTGGGTGGAATTGAGGTTTCTAAAAATCGATTGGTTATCACCATCGGACTGGATACCATTACACACAACAAAGATGCTGTAGCATTGATATTTGCTGCCGGAGAGGCCAAAGCTGGGGTTGTTAAAAACGCATTAGAGCAGGAACCGGCTGTTATGTATCCCGCTACCGTACTGCAACGACTGCCCAATAGTAGGTTTTATATCACCAAGAGTGCAGGCCTAAAGCTTCATGATAGCGTGGATGCCTATTATAGAGAGGGTGAGTGGACGATGGAGAAAACAGAAAGATCCATCATTGACCTATGCCGACGCATTAACAAGTATGGTCCTAACCTGGAGCTTTCGGATTTAAAAACAGATCCATATACTAGCCTCATTCCTAATTTATCCTTAGAAACTGTAGAAGAGGTGATGGAAAGGGTAAAAGCCAAGATACAAGCCGGCTTAAAGCCCGAAGAAAATCAAGTGTTTTACCACACCGGGCCACACCACGATGATGTTCAATTGGGTATTCAGCCCCATGTAAACCGTATTTTAAGAGAAGAGAGTAATAAGTCGATATTTTCTGTGTTAACTTCCGGATTTACCGCTGTTACCAACGACTTTATTACCGAAACACTACAAAACACTAAAAAATTCCTCGACCAGGGAAAAATTCAAATGGTGGAGTATCCCGATTTCTTTGAGTCCGGATATAAGTTTAAGTGGGACAAGGATGTATATCATTTCTTAATTAATGTAGCTTCCAAAAACCCCGAAGGAAGGGATCGTGGTTTAAGTCACCGCGTGGTGCGTGCCATTGTAGAAATATGGCAGGTTAAATCGAAAGAGGAATTGCGAAACACCATCAATGCGATATTGGCCAACATTGCCGAGAGCTACGATGGACAAAAGAATCCACCCAAGATTCAGAAGATTAAAGGTATGGTTCGCGAGTTTGAGGAGGAGCTGGTATGGGCACATTCAGGAGTACAGGTTAAAAATGTACGTCACTTGCGCTTAGGATTTTATACAGGAGATATTTTTACTGAGCAGCCGGAACGCGGCCGGGATGTAGCACCTATTTTGGAAGAGTTCAGAAAAGAAAAGCCAACGGTTATCAGCTTGGCACTCGACCCCGAAGGTAGCGGACCCGATACCCACTACAAAGTACTACAGGCAATTGCCGAAGCTGTGCGTATGTGGCAAAAGGAAGAGGATTTGAGCAATCTGCGCATATGGGGCTATCGCAACGTTTGGTTTAAGTTTGCTCCTTCCGAAGCAAATGTAATTGTACCCGTAAGCCTCAATGCAATGAGTGTGTTGGATAAATCCTTTAGCGATTGTTACCTGAGTCAGGTTAATGCTTCGTTCCCAAGTCATGAGCTGGATGGTAAATTTAGTGATCTGGCACAACAAATTTGGGTTGAACAACTCGGTAATATTCAGTACCTCTTAGGTAAAGATTATTTTTATACCAACGAGGATTCCAGAATACGTGCCAGTCATGGTCTTATCTACTTTAAGGAAATGAATGTAGAGGAGTTCCTAAACCAGGCCAGGGAGTTGGAAAAATCAATGGAAGGATAA
- a CDS encoding ROK family transcriptional regulator yields the protein MTGIDKKKFLTKKRIIKYLYRHGSLSGTDIAQAFNLSSPTTHSYINELIEEKLVESRGKGESIGGRRPNIYGLVKNSVYLLGIDLGRKRVSVALYNNELQNISGTKTRKIKLGNDLGLIDDICAFSSEVIHEIGISKEKILGVGINIPGLVDSDSGISFTYLSSTDKSLQHTFEDKLNLPVYIENDSKARALAEWRLGLASHSKNALVIQLDWGVGMGMILNGKLYKGNSGLAGEFSHILIEEDGELCICGKCGCLETIASGMAMVKQATLELKNNAKSVLHRFVTDTESQISPEDIVNAAREGDQFAINLINNMGQKLGKGISYLLQILNPELIILGGTVSRANEYLLTPIKQSLLTYCIPKLREDTRLMVSELGKDAGVLGAISVVLERSIYTR from the coding sequence TTGACTGGAATTGATAAAAAGAAATTTCTCACAAAAAAGAGAATCATTAAATATTTGTATCGTCACGGTTCGCTCAGTGGAACTGACATTGCCCAAGCTTTTAATTTGAGTTCGCCTACCACACATAGTTATATCAATGAGCTTATCGAAGAAAAACTTGTAGAGTCGAGAGGCAAGGGTGAATCAATTGGTGGCAGGCGCCCTAATATTTACGGATTGGTAAAAAACTCTGTTTATCTTCTTGGTATCGATTTAGGACGAAAGCGCGTTTCTGTTGCTCTTTACAATAACGAATTGCAAAATATCTCCGGAACAAAAACACGTAAAATTAAATTGGGTAACGATCTGGGACTGATTGATGATATTTGTGCTTTTTCAAGCGAGGTTATCCATGAAATAGGTATCAGCAAAGAAAAAATATTAGGTGTAGGTATCAATATTCCAGGATTGGTGGATTCCGATTCAGGAATCAGTTTTACCTATCTATCATCAACGGATAAATCATTGCAACACACTTTCGAGGATAAGCTGAATTTGCCGGTATATATCGAAAATGACTCCAAAGCTCGTGCTCTTGCCGAATGGCGTCTCGGCCTGGCAAGTCATTCAAAAAATGCTTTGGTAATACAACTGGATTGGGGTGTAGGAATGGGTATGATTTTAAACGGAAAGCTATATAAAGGCAATTCCGGATTGGCAGGAGAATTTAGTCATATTTTAATTGAGGAGGATGGTGAATTGTGCATTTGTGGCAAATGCGGTTGTTTGGAAACTATTGCCTCAGGAATGGCTATGGTAAAACAAGCTACTTTGGAACTGAAAAATAATGCCAAATCGGTGTTGCATCGTTTTGTAACAGACACAGAAAGCCAAATATCGCCCGAGGACATAGTGAATGCTGCCCGGGAGGGCGATCAGTTTGCTATAAACCTGATAAATAATATGGGCCAAAAATTAGGTAAAGGCATCTCGTATCTCTTACAAATACTCAACCCCGAGCTAATTATTTTAGGAGGTACCGTTTCAAGAGCCAATGAATATCTCTTGACCCCGATTAAACAATCCCTTTTAACTTATTGTATTCCAAAACTAAGGGAGGATACCAGGCTTATGGTTTCGGAGTTGGGTAAAGATGCCGGAGTGTTGGGGGCCATCTCAGTTGTGTTAGAAAGATCTATATACACTAGATAA
- the mnmD gene encoding tRNA (5-methylaminomethyl-2-thiouridine)(34)-methyltransferase MnmD: MTKIEIKLSKDGSHTLYVPALNEHYHSVNGAVNEAMHVFIQAGLKHVQTNQVNILEFGFGTGLNAFLSAVNSGEMEVHYCTLEKYPLDMETIKQLNYGALFDGQFKALFKKIHQVPWGRENALDSRFFLTKQQCDFTKYKPENKYHIIYFDAFAPDIQPKLWSSAVFQKAYNALLPGGVLTTYCAKGIVRRTMQDVGFKVERMPGPPGKREMLRAIKI, translated from the coding sequence ATGACTAAAATTGAGATTAAATTATCAAAGGATGGTTCGCATACTTTGTATGTGCCCGCACTAAACGAGCATTACCATTCTGTTAATGGAGCGGTAAACGAAGCGATGCATGTGTTTATTCAGGCCGGCTTAAAACATGTTCAAACAAATCAGGTAAATATTTTGGAGTTTGGCTTTGGTACCGGGTTAAATGCGTTTTTGAGTGCTGTAAACAGCGGTGAAATGGAGGTGCACTATTGTACGTTGGAAAAATATCCGCTGGATATGGAAACTATAAAACAATTGAATTATGGAGCTTTGTTTGATGGACAATTTAAAGCGCTGTTTAAAAAAATACACCAGGTGCCTTGGGGAAGAGAAAATGCGCTTGACTCGCGCTTTTTCCTTACCAAGCAGCAGTGCGACTTTACAAAATATAAACCAGAAAATAAGTATCATATAATCTACTTCGATGCTTTTGCTCCTGACATACAACCCAAGCTATGGAGTAGCGCGGTGTTTCAGAAGGCGTACAATGCTTTACTGCCGGGAGGTGTACTGACTACCTATTGTGCCAAAGGAATTGTGCGGCGTACGATGCAGGATGTTGGTTTTAAAGTGGAACGTATGCCCGGACCACCCGGGAAACGCGAAATGTTAAGAGCCATTAAAATATAA
- the dinB gene encoding DNA polymerase IV, protein MIHSCERADVKQLSYNIMISGEGKEVQRKIIHIDMDAFFASVEQRDFPQLKGKPVVVGSASQRGVIAAASYEARKYGIYSAMPSRTALKKCPHLIFQPHRFDVYKSVSAQVMDILHDYTDKVEPLSIDEAFLDVSTNKKNYRSATLIAREIQQRIEDETKLTASAGISVNKFLAKIASGKNKPNGLFVIKPDQVLPFIEQLPVKEFYGVGKKTSEKMNHLGIFSGKDMQAWSLNGLVKHFGKAGRFFYSICRGQDDRPVVANRTRKSVGIENTYGENLTTLRERTDQLNVLINGLWRRTIRTQMYGRTVTLKIKFNDFKQHTYSKTTVQKIETPDTLSEIAHALLNQVVFDRSVRLMGLSISNLDDGKHENMPVQLTLDFD, encoded by the coding sequence ATGATACATTCATGTGAAAGAGCGGATGTTAAACAACTTAGCTACAATATAATGATTTCGGGAGAGGGAAAAGAGGTGCAGCGAAAGATTATTCACATCGATATGGATGCGTTTTTTGCTTCCGTAGAACAACGCGACTTCCCACAGCTCAAGGGCAAGCCAGTAGTAGTGGGTAGCGCCTCACAACGTGGAGTGATAGCTGCTGCCAGCTACGAGGCACGGAAATACGGGATATATTCGGCCATGCCATCGCGCACGGCACTAAAAAAATGTCCGCATTTAATTTTCCAGCCACATCGTTTTGATGTATACAAATCCGTATCGGCACAGGTAATGGATATATTGCATGACTATACCGACAAGGTAGAACCTTTGAGCATAGATGAAGCTTTTTTAGATGTGAGCACCAACAAAAAAAATTACAGGTCGGCTACCCTTATTGCACGCGAAATACAGCAGCGCATCGAAGATGAAACGAAATTAACAGCATCGGCTGGCATCAGCGTAAACAAGTTTTTGGCTAAAATTGCCTCCGGTAAAAACAAACCAAACGGCTTATTTGTGATTAAACCAGATCAGGTACTGCCTTTTATAGAGCAATTACCTGTTAAAGAATTTTACGGTGTAGGCAAAAAGACCTCCGAAAAAATGAACCACCTGGGTATTTTCAGTGGCAAAGATATGCAGGCCTGGAGTCTGAACGGATTGGTTAAGCACTTTGGAAAAGCAGGTCGTTTTTTTTATTCCATCTGCAGAGGCCAGGACGACAGACCTGTTGTAGCCAACCGCACGCGCAAATCAGTGGGTATAGAAAACACGTATGGCGAAAATTTAACCACTTTAAGGGAAAGAACAGACCAACTGAACGTTCTGATCAATGGTTTGTGGCGGCGTACTATCCGTACACAAATGTACGGAAGAACAGTTACCTTAAAAATAAAGTTTAATGATTTTAAACAGCATACGTATAGCAAAACCACAGTACAAAAAATAGAAACACCCGATACACTTTCAGAAATTGCGCATGCATTACTTAATCAGGTAGTGTTTGACCGAAGCGTACGACTGATGGGCTTAAGTATTTCAAATTTAGATGACGGCAAGCACGAGAATATGCCGGTACAACTAACCCTGGATTTTGATTAA
- a CDS encoding arsenate reductase family protein, with amino-acid sequence MKKIYHLSTCSTCRRIIKEVGPDSSFILQDLKTEAISAEQLDFIRERTGSYASVFNKQARKYREMELYIQELSEDRIRELILAEYTFLKRPLFIIGNTVFVGNSRKVINEINNFMRVHLSSNKKDKAGLK; translated from the coding sequence ATGAAAAAAATTTATCATTTATCCACTTGTTCCACCTGCAGGAGGATTATTAAAGAGGTTGGTCCTGATAGCAGTTTTATTTTACAAGATTTAAAAACAGAGGCCATTAGTGCAGAACAATTGGATTTTATAAGAGAACGCACCGGAAGCTATGCAAGTGTTTTCAACAAACAGGCCCGCAAATACCGCGAAATGGAACTCTATATACAAGAGCTAAGTGAGGATAGAATACGCGAACTTATTTTGGCAGAATATACTTTTTTAAAGCGTCCCCTATTTATTATTGGAAATACAGTATTTGTTGGCAATAGTCGCAAAGTGATTAATGAAATTAACAATTTTATGCGTGTACACTTGAGCAGCAATAAGAAGGATAAGGCTGGCCTAAAATAA